One Lachancea thermotolerans CBS 6340 chromosome F complete sequence DNA window includes the following coding sequences:
- the GLK1 gene encoding glucokinase (highly similar to uniprot|P17709 Saccharomyces cerevisiae YCL040W GLK1 Glucokinase catalyzes the phosphorylation of glucose at C6 in the first irreversible step of glucose metabolism one of three glucose phosphorylating enzymes expression regulated by non-fermentable carbon sources), whose product MSFDKVHQEKQRRLSKAVEEVCDELTLTSEKICELTHFFIESMEKGLGESKEDASYRGLPMIPTYVTGKPNGTESGVLLAADLGGTNFRICSVDLQGNHKFALQQMKSKIPDEFLEDDTVTSDDLFGYLARRTLAFVKKYHPEYLQNKEELKLGFTFSYPVDQKSLASGTLIRWTKGFKIKDTLGKDVVQLYQESLEEQGLSMVRVVALANDTVGTFLSHCYCSENTGSLTSGEIVEPVMGCIFGTGTNGAYMEKIENIKKLPEEVRQELLQSGKTHMCINTEWGSFDNDLKHLPTTKYDIDIDQKFSSNPGFHLFEKRVSGMFLGEILRNVLLDLFNKRFIFTQYTAEEKLPHRLKTPFELSSEVLSHIEIDDSSQLRETELSLLQSMRLPTTYDERIAIQNLVRAISRRSAYLAAVPIAAILMKTGALNQRYHGEVEIGCDGSVVEYYPGFRSMIRHALALSPIGPEGERKTHLCIAKDGSGVGAALCALVA is encoded by the coding sequence ATGTCGTTCGACAAAGTACACCAGGAGAAACAACGCAGGCTTTCAAAGGCTGTCGAGGAAGTGTGCGACGAACTCACGCTCACCTCGGAAAAGATCTGCGAGCTCACtcacttcttcatcgagtCCATGGAAAAGGGATTGGGCGAGTCCAAGGAGGATGCATCTTACCGCGGGCTGCCAATGATCCCAACTTATGTCACCGGGAAACCCAACGGGACCGAAAGTGGAGTTCTGCTTGCTGCAGACCTTGGGGGTACGAACTTCAGAATCTGCTCGGTAGACTTGCAGGGAAACCACAAGTTTGCGCTGCAGCAGATGAAGAGTAAAATCCCAGAcgaatttttggaagacgACACGGTGACTAGTGATGACCTTTTTGGATATCTTGCCCGCAGGACGCTTGCTTTTGTCAAGAAGTATCACCCGGAATACTTACAGAACAAGGAGGAACTTAAGCTCGGCTTCACGTTCTCGTACCCTGTTGACCAAAAATCTCTCGCGTCTGGCACACTGATCCGCTGGACGAagggcttcaaaatcaaagataCGCTAGGCAAGGATGTGGTACAGCTATACCAAGAAAGCCTTGAGGAACAAGGCCTCTCAATGGTCCGCGTGGTAGCGCTGGCTAATGATACTGTGGGCACGTTCCTTTCACACTGCTACTGCTCTGAAAACACTGGGTCGCTAACTTCTGGGGAGATTGTCGAACCTGTTATGGGATGTATTTTCGGCACAGGGACGAACGGCGCGTACATGGAGAAGATCGAAAACATAAAGAAGTTGCCCGAGGAGGTCAGACAGGAGTTGTTGCAATCTGGGAAGACACACATGTGCATTAATACCGAATGGGGCTCTTTCGACAACGACCTAAAGCACTTGCCTACTACCAAATACGACATTGACATCGACCAGAAGTTCTCGAGCAACCCAGGGTTCCACTTGTTCGAGAAACGTGTTTCTGGCATGTTTTTAGGCGAGATTCTCAGAAACGTCTTACTagatcttttcaacaagagATTTATATTCACCCAATACACggctgaagaaaagcttcctcATAGGTTGAAGACTCCCTTTGAATTATCCTCGGAGGTCTTATCCCATATTGAAATTGACGATTCCTCGCAATTGCGCGAGACCGAGTTATCTTTACTACAAAGCATGAGATTACCCACCACTTACGATGAGCGTATCGCGATACAGAATCTCGTCCGCGCTATCTCGAGGAGGTCGGCTTACCTTGCTGCTGTTCCTATCGCGGCGATTCTGATGAAGACAGGCGCTCTAAACCAGAGATACCATGGCGAAGTTGAAATCGGTTGTGACGGCTCTGTGGTCGAATACTATCCTGGATTTAGATCCATGATAAGACATGCATTGGCGCTGAGCCCTATTGGCCCAGAAGGAGAGCGGAAAACACATCTATGCATAGCAAAAGATGGCTCAGGAGTCGGCGCCGCTCTATGCGCTTTAGTGGCATAA
- the GID7 gene encoding glucose-induced degradation complex subunit GID7 (similar to uniprot|P25569 Saccharomyces cerevisiae YCL039W) yields the protein MPVEYQSSEERERRDCFFVPPYFKGKNSRCSSAGAPACTSSAIQSLPQASFDKTQLTKLLIDTLHEMGYTESAKTLQKESGGVRVESGSVQKLFSAVRLGQFEEIDLQMLANLPLKNRALGTLPFPQSNTHSFQAGQENSESTTGNEDEENAMKIDNIISKNTDWSRFFTNMQNEHKILESVVQEMGDLDAPALSGLLDMIEILVLINKQVFLELMFDQQESSLAVLFLRTVFRKFIQLWEVILMSQESTYALTPDALLKQMTSVLTSPLNLAEMSDVWPGSVERARQTLIDSISNYVDPNELVPRGRLLTLLSQAIKYQSSQNLLNFEDEDDENSFIQEGASTYNLLQDNASSSNRINFQFEIQLCFSVGEIWYLEFSPDGKYLAAASADSSTDQKVHIYDVENEFRVYKILGGNDQCVLYLSFSPDSRYLVSCPFNEEAKIYDIHKKGEPSDINSEFDDDSAPAEIIQPEDSFSLSSDETSGTTAAPRIWCCSWFHTERNKGRFALGSPDRDVIIYDLGTKSIISRLSRVTNATAASSHEQFPRVHDLKITPDDRYLILMAHEFFVDAYDISQLPPVGRQGELPADLSSFHLSRVSRLNVGKRMTCLTIPQTKSSESALNSLVLINVQPHELQLWDFKEQILVQKYFGQRQLQFIIRSCFGYENKVIASGSEDGKIYVWDRIHGNIVGVINGHTSERDPPPNTANTFGRNCNIVAWNPANKNMFASGGDDGSIKIWSVGHS from the coding sequence ATGCCCGTGGAATACCAATCCtcagaagaaagagaaagaagagactGTTTTTTCGTGCCGCCTTATTTCAAGGGAAAGAATTCCAGATGCTCATCAGCTGGCGCACCTGCGTGTACTTCATCCGCAATACAGAGCCTTCCCCAGGCTTCATTTGACAAAACACAGCTTACAAAGCTGTTAATCGATACCCTCCATGAGATGGGCTACACTGAGTCTGCTAAAACTCTTCAGAAAGAGAGTGGTGGCGTTAGAGTCGAGTCCGGTAGTGTGCAAAAACTATTCTCGGCTGTCAGGTTGGGCCAGTTCGAAGAAATAGATTTGCAAATGCTGGCAAATCTTCCACTTAAAAATAGAGCTCTCGGTACATTACCATTTCCCCAGAGCAACACACATTCCTTCCAAGCAGGACAGGAAAACTCCGAGAGCACGACTGGcaatgaagacgaagaaaaCGCCATGAAAATTGATAACATCATCTCCAAAAATACCGACTGGTCTCGATTTTTCACTAATATGCAAAATGAGCATAAAATTCTAGAATCCGTGGTTCAGGAAATGGGTGACTTGGATGCGCCGGCGCTTTCCGGGCTTCTTGACATGATCGAAATTTTGGTTTTAATAAACAAGCAGGTTTTCTTGGAGCTGATGTTCGATCAACAGGAGTCGTCACTTGCAGTTCTCTTCCTTAGAACCGTCTTCAGAAAGTTTATCCAGCTTTGGGAGGTCATACTCATGTCTCAGGAGAGTACATACGCGTTGACTCCCGATGCATTACTGAAGCAAATGACAAGTGTCTTAACTAGTCCTCTCAATTTAGCTGAAATGTCGGACGTGTGGCCTGGGAGCGTGGAGCGAGCAAGACAGACATTAATAGATTCAATATCGAACTACGTGGATCCTAATGAACTAGTGCCTCGTGGAAGACTTCTCACGCTGCTCAGTCAGGCTATAAAATACCAAAGCTCGCAAAACTTATTGAACtttgaggacgaagatgacgaaaaCAGTTTCATCCAAGAAGGTGCAAGTACCTACAACTTGCTACAAGATAatgcttcaagttctaATCGTATCAATTTTCAGTTTGAGATACAGCTTTGCTTTTCGGTGGGTGAAATATGGTACCTAGAGTTTTCACCCGATGGCAAGTACTTGGCCGCAGCCTCAGCCGATTCATCGACCGATCAGAAAGTTCATATATatgatgttgaaaacgAATTCCGCGTTTACAAAATACTTGGAGGTAATGACCAATGTGTCTTATATCTTTCATTCTCTCCAGATAGTCGGTACCTTGTATCATGCCCTTTCAACGAAGAAGCTAAGATTTATGACATTCACAAAAAGGGCGAACCTAGCGATATTAACTCGGAGTTTGACGATGATTCAGCACCTGCTGAGATAATTCAGCCGGAGGACTCTTTTTCATTATCAAGTGATGAAACTTCTGGAACTACCGCTGCCCCAAGAATCTGGTGTTGCAGCTGGTTTCATACAGAGAGAAATAAGGGTCGTTTTGCCCTTGGATCTCCAGACCGCGATGTCATAATTTATGATCTTGGCACAAAGTCCATAATCTCAAGGTTATCTCGAGTGACTAATGCAACAGCAGCCTCATCGCACGAGCAATTTCCGAGAGTCCATGATCTTAAAATAACTCCTGATGATAGGTATTTGATTCTAATGGCACACGAATTCTTTGTCGACGCCTATGACATATCGCAGCTTCCCCCAGTAGGGCGCCAAGGAGAGTTGCCTGCTGAtttatcaagctttcaTTTGTCTAGAGTATCTCGTTTGAACGTCGGTAAGCGAATGACCTGCCTGACAATTcctcaaacaaaaagctctgaaaGCGCGCTAAACTCACTAGTACTTATAAATGTTCAGCCGCACGAACTGCAATTGTGGGATTTCAAGGAGCAGATTCTTGTTCAGAAGTACTTCGGGCAGAGGCAGTTGCAGTTTATCATCAGGTCCTGTTTTGGGtatgaaaacaaagttaTAGCTAGCGGGTCAGAGGATGGAAAAATATATGTTTGGGACAGAATTCATGGAAACATCGTAGGTGTCATCAATGGCCATACATCCGAGCGCGATCCACCACCAAATACTGCCAACACATTTGGAAGGAACTGTAACATTGTCGCATGGAATCCtgccaacaaaaacatgtTTGCTTCTGGGGGCGACGATGGTAGCATCAAAATATGGAGCGTGGGCCATAGCTGA
- the ATG22 gene encoding Atg22p (similar to uniprot|P25568 Saccharomyces cerevisiae YCL038C ATG22 Protein required for the breakdown of autophagic vesicles in the vacuole during autophagy putative integral membrane protein that localizes to vacuolar membranes and punctate structures attached to the vacuole) codes for MSYQAVTSDEEDQNRPEREVKTLNNIRGWYLYCFSSEPFIVSAVSTYVPLLLEQFARINGVLVKDHSVKCGSSDEKCVLGLLNNSVFIDTSSFALYTFSASVLFQAVLVISISGLVDMWNSVKFRKNVLIAFGVCGALSTIAISQLSSSQYYSLALLSILANCCYGVVNVVGNSLLPGFVRDLIDYNSHFKNSTVEDVTSVTSGRGSGVGYIGALIVQVCSIFLVRMSKAHDNIQVAVLLVGIWWLAWQFPLTWLLQDIIPPLIEDEQLQIRPSPKYLTYGWKSLYEALKHARLLRDVMIFLLGWFIISDSITTINSTAILFAKTELKMGTLGLIMVSILSLLSGIAGAFLIPQVLSYQLKQPPQRMMMSIIGWASVIPLYGTLGFFFDSVGLKHKGEMYMMAIWYGIAMGGLSAVSRTIFSLIIPSGKESTFFSLFSLTDKGSSVLGPFLAGLITDKTHNIRYSFYLLLFLLLISLPVFGMLNIERGKKEARELGDIQTLND; via the coding sequence ATGAGCTATCAAGCAGTAACCTCCGATGAGGAAGACCAAAACCGCCCGGAGCGCGAAGTGAAAACGCTTAACAACATTAGAGGATGGTACTTGTACTGCTTTTCAAGCGAACCCTTTATTGTGTCTGCAGTTTCGACATATGTACCCCTGTTGTTAGAGCAATTCGCTCGGATAAATGGTGTGCTAGTAAAGGATCATTCTGTGAAGTGCGGTAGCTCAGATGAGAAGTGCGTTTTGGGCCTTCTCAACAATTCCGTCTTTATCGATACTTCTAGCTTTGCGCTTTACACATTTTCCGCTAGCGTCTTGTTTCAAGCGGTCCTAGTGATTTCGATATCAGGCCTAGTAGATATGTGGAATTCTGTGAAATTCAGGAAAAATGTTCTGATTGCCTTTGGTGTTTGCGGTGCCCTTTCAACAATTGCGATAAGCCAGCTTTCGTCTTCACAATATTATTCGTTAGCACTCTTGAGCATCCTTGCAAACTGCTGCTACGGAGTAGTCAACGTGGTTGGTAACTCCCTGCTTCCCGGGTTCGTCCGTGATTTGATTGACTACAACTCgcatttcaaaaatagTACTGTTGAAGATGTCACGTCGGTAACTAGTGGACGAGGTTCTGGTGTGGGTTATATTGGCGCGCTTATAGTTCAGGTCTGTTCGATATTTTTGGTGAGGATGAGCAAAGCTCATGATAATATCCAAGTCGCAGTCTTATTAGTGGGGATATGGTGGCTGGCATGGCAGTTTCCCCTGACGTGGCTTCTTCAGGATATCATTCCACCACTAATTGAAGACGAACAGCTACAAATAAGACCATCTCCAAAATATCTCACTTATGGTTGGAAGTCACTCTATGAGGCTTTGAAACATGCGAGACTTCTGAGGGACGTTatgattttcttgttgGGTTGGTTTATCATCTCTGACTCAATAACTACCATCAACTCAACTGCCATTTTATTTGCGAAAACTGAACTAAAAATGGGGACGCTCGGGCTCATTATGGTTAGCATACTTTCTCTTCTCAGTGGCATTGCGGGCGCATTTCTCATTCCGCAAGTGTTATCCTATCAACTCAAGCAGCCGCCGCAGCGCATGATGATGTCTATCATAGGCTGGGCGAGTGTTATCCCGCTTTATGGCACCCTTgggttcttctttgactcTGTTGGGCTGAAGCACAAAGGTGAAATGTATATGATGGCCATATGGTACGGCATTGCGATGGGAGGGTTATCAGCAGTTTCACGAACTATCTTCAGCTTGATAATCCCTAGCGGGAAAGAATCCAcatttttcagccttttTAGCCTCACTGACAAGGGCTCCTCGGTTCTAGGGCCTTTTTTGGCAGGTTTGATAACCGACAAAACGCATAATATCAGATACTCGTTTTACTTGCTacttttccttcttttgatcTCTTTGCCAGTTTTCGGCATGTTGAACATAGAGAGAGGgaaaaaagaagctagAGAACTCGGGGATATTCAAACATTAAATGATTAG
- the SRO9 gene encoding Sro9p (weakly similar to uniprot|P25567 Saccharomyces cerevisiae YCL037C SRO9), which yields MSATVENTKDDIKEAQQVPEVPAEEVKTAKQPVLTPAPVPTSSPWKAVPSATAAQTASSSRKWPSAQEAVEKLERREKQAPGAPVLKSTGKEKWVPMKASIVVSGSKKLGGGGYNGANVAAKKQAGKKSRKNGPSTAKPRKQVQPQPVKDERELKDESTQSSNEADEATVASKDALEPSDAAAVASQAPESAFGDSAKKNGFHRRPHDSNQNGNYPRRRYHQGAPKEGHGPFKSNQPYSSFPQKPNSAPFRQHNPNRSYNPGYRHKYQPRHSSGAFYGPQPPHPFVAVNNVARQIEYYFSAENLAKDNYLRSQFTEDGFAPLSLIAKFYRMVNLSFGGDETLILGALREIVANDTATVDVAEVQEETERNVGKFYVRSKNWEQWISKPEDEAENKADDQSTQKDTKQKIILKGDVLDAFKIEPPVFEAPQANDEPQPNAEPTTGTESEAEP from the coding sequence ATGTCTGCGactgttgaaaacaccaAAGACGATATCAAAGAAGCGCAGCAGGTTCCTGAGGTTCCCGCTGAGGAGGTGAAAACAGCCAAACAGCCTGTTCTGACGCCCGCTCCTGTGCCAACTAGTTCCCCATGGAAAGCTGTTCCTAGCGCCACTGCGGCACAGACAGCAAGCAGTTCGCGCAAGTGGCCCTCTGCCCAGGAGGCCGTTGAGAAACTTGAGAGACGCGAGAAGCAAGCTCCAGGTGCCCCAGTGCTTAAGTCCACAGGCAAAGAGAAGTGGGTGCCTATGAAAGCATCAATTGTGGTATCGGGATCTAAGAAGCTCGGCGGCGGTGGGTACAATGGAGCTAATGTCGCCGCCAAAAAGCAGGCTGGTAAGAAGTCTAGGAAAAATGGACCTTCCACTGCCAAGCCTAGAAAGCAAGTGCAGCCACAGCCTGTAAAGGACGAGAGAGAACTGAAAGATGAATCTACTCAAAGTTCAAATGAAGCTGATGAGGCTACTGTCGCCAGCAAGGACGCTTTGGAGCCATCTGAtgcagctgctgttgcCTCCCAAGCTCCAGAATCTGCATTCGGGGATTCcgcaaagaaaaatggTTTCCATAGAAGACCTCATGACAGCAACCAGAATGGTAACTacccaagaagaagatacCACCAGGGTGCTCCAAAGGAGGGTCATGGACCTTTCAAGTCAAATCAGCCTTACTCTTCGTTTCCCCAAAAGCCAAACTCTGCCCCATTCCGTCAGCATAACCCAAACCGCTCCTATAACCCAGGGTACCGTCACAAATACCAGCCCAGACACTCTTCTGGTGCATTTTATGGTCCACAGCCTCCTCACCCTTTCGTTGCAGTGAACAACGTCGCAAGACAAATTGAGTATTACTTCAGTGCCGAAAACCTGGCCAAGGATAACTACTTGCGCTCCCAGTTCACTGAAGATGGTTTCGCCCCTCTTTCTCTTATTGCGAAGTTTTACAGAATGGTGAACTTATCCTTCGGCGGGGACGAAACTCTGATTCTAGGCGCTTTGAGAGAGATTGTTGCAAACGACACTGCCACCGTGGACGTTGCTGAGGTCCAAGAGGAAACCGAAAGAAATGTCGGCAAATTCTACGTCCGTTCTAAGAACTGGGAACAGTGGATTTCTAAACCAGAGGACGAAGCTGAGAACAAGGCTGATGACCAATCTACACAGAAGGacacaaagcaaaaaatAATACTGAAAGGCGACGTTCTGgatgctttcaaaattgagccTCCAGTATTCGAAGCTCCACAAGCCAACGATGAGCCTCAACCTAATGCTGAACCTACCACAGGGACCGAGTCCGAGGCCGAGCCCTAA
- the GFD2 gene encoding Gfd2p (similar to uniprot|P25370 Saccharomyces cerevisiae YDR514C Hypothetical ORF and similar to YCL036w) produces the protein MLRNCTRKPAKRLKVDTGRQKSVMSFSSHETEIYVRGENVPRNRSSVSAYLKAAAGVKNVIGPKKSQMREQSFFKELVKVEYQPVPSRTQFIENYVKEFHKKYQDQMALSHQQLESKLRLAKEQYQSLQQSLGAPPAEQAADGSDAKEDQKLIKLLRKIENEHSPKITDSPGSPNAKYVADSVRMLASQRTICFSVDVEAYERNTNVVTEIGISVFDPRESMYSTVGNFRTFHLIVGESLRLRNGRFVCDVKDCFLLGESYVMPLSSCVEFIQTLLNYYMVPHTPQERTWHRAFVGHNVKGDLKWLFSIGVNLPANIGHDTLSLDPKLERISILDTEKLYRVMYGSKGSSLGKILRLFKIPHAYLHNAGNDAYFTLKLLLHMCDVNYRRRLQMDDFYAVTATVEEWSRREKNKGSVNSHGKGNHEFTEYRSRRKQSLHTEFGGCRWFASASDALVGTPKPCEYE, from the coding sequence ATGCTTCGTAACTGCACTCGGAAGCCTGCTAAAAGACTGAAGGTGGACACCGGGAGACAAAAATCCGTAATGAGCTTTTCGTCGCACGAGACTGAGATATATGTCAGGGGCGAGAACGTGCCGCGCAACCGCAGCAGCGTCAGCGCGTACCTGAAGGCGGCTGCCGGCGTGAAAAATGTGATCGGGCCCAAAAAGTCCCAGATGCGCGaacagagctttttcaaagagctggtGAAGGTCGAGTACCAGCCCGTCCCGTCGAGGACCCAGTTCATCGAAAACTACGTCAAGGAGTTCCACAAGAAATACCAGGATCAGATGGCACTGTCCCACCAGCAGCTGGAGTCGAAATTGCGGCTCGCGAAAGAGCAGTACCAGAGCCTGCAGCAGTCGCTGGGCGCACCTCCGGCGGAACAAGCCGCGGACGGCTCGGATGCGAAGGAagaccaaaagctcatcaagctccTGCGCAAGATCGAAAACGAGCACAGCCCCAAGATCACGGACTCCCCGGGGTCGCCGAACGCCAAGTACGTCGCCGATAGTGTCCGCATGCTGGCCTCGCAGCGCACCATATGCTTCTCTGTCGACGTCGAGGCCTACGAGCGCAACACCAACGTGGTCACTGAGATCGGCATTTCCGTGTTCGATCCCCGCGAGAGCATGTATTCCACCGTGGGCAACTTCCGCACCTTCCACCTGATCGTGGGCGAGTCGCTGCGGCTGCGCAACGGCCGCTTCGTGTGCGATGTGAAGGACTGTTTTCTGCTGGGCGAGAGCTACGTCATGCCGCTGAGTAGCTGCGTGGAGTTCATCCAGACTCTGCTCAATTACTACATGGTCCCGCACACGCCGCAGGAGCGCACCTGGCACCGCGCGTTTGTGGGCCACAACGTCAAGGGTGATCTGAAGTGGCTGTTCAGCATAGGCGTGAACCTACCCGCGAACATTGGCCACGACACGCTCTCACTCGATCCAAAGCTAGAGCGCATTTCTATCCTGGACACGGAAAAGCTCTACCGCGTCATGTACGGGAGCAAGGGCTCCAGCTTGGGGAAGATACTACGACTCTTTAAAATACCACACGCCTATCTCCACAACGCCGGAAACGACGCCTACTTCACACTCAAGTTGCTACTGCACATGTGCGACGTCAACTACCGCAGACGGCTCCAAATGGACGACTTCTACGCTGTCACGGCAACCGTGGAAGAATGGTCCAGACGtgaaaagaacaagggcAGCGTAAACTCCCACGGAAAGGGCAACCATGAGTTTACGGAATACCGGTCGCGGAGGAAACAATCACTCCACACCGAGTTTGGCGGCTGCAGGTGGTTTGCTAGCGCGTCGGACGCGCTGGTTGGTACGCCAAAGCCATGTGAATACGAGTGA
- a CDS encoding KLTH0F01254p (some similarities with uniprot|P39712 Saccharomyces cerevisiae YAL063C), whose protein sequence is MVSAKLVYGLLASSALAQAAQTYKVPIQYESELEVSYYFREDNDLVSITSDAGGLVVTVDADNACDVLQSGMVVYRVDDGSASTLLTWDRYHVFHLENSAGQELTWSSVNAQSCGAVSSSSLSSTVTLSTTYQLSSGVASSTGSGSGSITATDSGSTTASGASSGASTASGSASGSASISGSTSGSTSGSASGSASGTVSSGSTVSTSGAPSGSATKSIPGYTSSVVTVTESGVVTSYTTYCPISTVPASSTEWQSSVITATENGVVTTYTTYCPISSETATQAPEKTKVVTTTESGHESVYTTTYPASQEKTVVTTTENGVVTTYTTYCPLSSETGTAAPQETKVVTTTENGQQTIYTTTCPASQETEIVTTTKSGHESVYTTTGPAPATGATSAVTTVVQPTTIVKTITSCSGGVCSTQSATETSQVTSVVTVSKSYAAASSTETSATGVESTPATGAESTPATGAESTPATGAESTPATGAESTPATAATGTAAGSSPATGAATTGVESSASAPTGAAETGSGTAAPAATGTAASGSGSGASATPTAVSVSEYAGSAAKLGSSGVFVAVVAMMASLL, encoded by the coding sequence ATGGTTTCAGCTAAGTTAGTTTACGGGCTTCTTGCCTCAAGCGCTCTGGCGCAAGCCGCCCAGACGTACAAAGTCCCCATCCAGTACGAAAGCGAGCTGGAGGTGTCTTACTACTTCCGCGAGGACAACGACCTGGTGTCGATCACTTCCGACGCGGGCGGCTTGGTGGTGACCGTGGATGCTGACAACGCGTGCGACGTTCTGCAGTCGGGCATGGTGGTGTACCGTGTCGACGACGGCTCGGCCAGCACCCTGTTGACGTGGGACCGCTACCACGTGTTCCACCTCGAGAACTCCGCCGGCCAGGAGCTGACGTGGTCCTCCGTGAACGCGCAGTCGTGCGGCGCCGTCAGTAGctcgtcgctgtcgtctACCGTGACCCTGTCGACCACCTACCAGTTGTCCTCTGGCGTTGCCTCGTCCACCGGCTCCGGCTCTGGCTCCATCACTGCCACCGATTCCGGCTCCACCACTGCCTCTGGCGCTTCCTCTGGCGCTTCCACCGCCTCTGGCTCCGCTTCTGGCTCTGCCTCTATTTCCGGCTCCACTTCTGGCTCCacttctggctctgctTCTGGCTCTGCTTCTGGCACCGTTTCTTCCGGCTCTACTGTCTCCACCTCTGGAGCTCCATCTGGCTCTGCCACCAAGTCTATCCCTGGATACACTTCTTCTGTGGTCACCGTCACCGAAAGCGGCGTCGTCACCTCCTACACCACTTACTGCCCTATTTCCACGGTCCCCGCCTCCTCTACCGAATGGCAATCCTCCGTTATCACTGCTACTGAGAACGGTGTTGTGACAACCTACACAACATACTGCCCAATCTCCTCCGAGACTGCTACCCAAGCGCCTGAGAAGACTAAGGTGGTTACAACCACTGAGAGTGGCCACGAGAGTGTTTACACAACTACCTACCCAGCCTCCCAAGAGAAGACTGTTGTGACCACCACTGAGAACGGCGTCGTCACCACCTACACCACCTACTGCCCACTCTCCTCTGAGACTGGCACCGCAGCTCCTCAAGAGACAAAGGTTGTCACCACCACCGAGAACGGACAACAGACTATCTACACAACAACTTGCCCAGCATCTCAGGAGACTGAAATTGTTACCACCACCAAGAGTGGTCACGAGAGCGTCTACACCACTACTGGTCCAGCTCCCGCCACCGGCGCCACCTCCGCTGTCACCACTGTCGTTCAGCCCACTACCATTGTCAAGACAATCACCTCATGCTCCGGCGGCGTCTGCTCCACCCAATCAGCTACTGAAACCTCTCAAGTTACTTCTGTGGTTACTGTTTCTAAGAGTTACGCTGCGGCTTCTTCGACTGAAACCTCAGCTACCGGTGTTGAGtctaccccagctaccgGTGCTGAATCCACTCCAGCTACCGGTGCTGAATCCACTCCAGCTACCGGTGCTGAGtctaccccagctaccgGTGCTGAGtctaccccagctaccgCCGCCACTGGTACCGCTGCCGGGTCTTCTCCAGCTACCGGCGCTGCCACCACGGGTGTTGAGTCCTCCGCTTCTGCCCCTACTGGCGCTGCCGAGACCGGCTCTGGTActgctgctcctgctgcTACCGGTACTGCCGcctctggctctggctcgGGTGCTTCCGCCACTCCAACTGCCGTCTCTGTTAGCGAGTACGCTGGTTCAGCTGCTAAGTTGGGCTCCAGCGGTGTATTCGTGGCAGTCGTGGCTATGATGGCTTCTTTATTGTAA